The genomic region GGTCAGCAGACCGAAGAAAAGGGCCAGAGCGGCCGCCAGAATATAGCTTCTATTGCGTGCTTTCATAGTTTGTACACCTCCAACGTACGGTCGGGAAGGCTATTGCCCGACAGGGTTCAGGAGATTTGTTAAAAAATCTGAAACGTAGACCCCAAATTGGCACCGGGGGCTGGACTGTTCAGGAAAAAATCTTCAAAAACGTAATAATAAACGGCGCCGCCAGCAAAAGCCCGTCGAAACGGTCCAGAAACCCCCCGTGACCCGGAATGCTCGAACCCGAGTCCTTGATGGCGATGCTCCGTTTAAACAGCGACTCCACCAGATCGCCGTACGTCCCGGTCACCACGATAATGGCCCCGATGCAGTACCACTCCCAGCTTTCGAGGTCCGGCTCGGCATTCGAACTAATCAGACCGTAGGCAATCAGCGCGGCCGCGATGGCCCCGCCGACGCTGCCCTCCCACGATTTTTTGGGAGACACCCGCTCAAATAACTTCCGCCGGCCAAATTTAGTGCCCGCAAAATAGGCGCCTACATCGCTGGCCCAGAGCAGCATCAGACAACCCAGCACCAGTCCCGGCCGGTACACGCCCCGCCAGAGTGCCAGCACGTTCAGCAGCGCAAACGGCACCGCGACGTAAATGATTCCCAGAAACGTGAAGCCGATATTGGAAAAAGGCTTATGGTCGTCTTTCTTGTACAGCTTGATTAAAAAGATCATGGAAGCCGCCGGGCAGATCAGAAAATAGTTGTCGTACGCGACGACCTCCTTTTCAATCAGAAACGTCAGAAGGACAATAAAGCAGCCCACCAGCGTGCCGTAATAGGTCAGCGGCTGGTTTCCATCAAGTCCGAGCAGGCGGTAGAATTCTAACTGGGTGAGGGCGCTGATGGCACAAAAGAGCAGCGCGAACGTCCACTCTCCGTACCAGATGGCTCCTAAAATAATGGCGACTCCTACAACGGCGGCAACAACCCGCTGCTGCAGGTTTGACATACTATCTAACTGAGATTTCATTATCCAGAATAACTTTGGCAATCAGCGCGTGTTCCGTGGGTACATACACTTCGCAATTGCCAAAATGAACGTTACTATCCCTTTTGTTGATGACTACCGCGTCGATCTCGTGCCCGGCAAGAACAATTTTCGCCATCTCCGCCCGGTGAAAAACCGGTGTCACCATCACTTTCTCCCAATTCTTATACATACGGGTGTGAACGAGCAGATTGATTACTTTTCCGGAAGTAATACAAAAATCCAATCGTTAAAAGTAGCGAAAAAAACGCTCCCGTAAGCGGAACGGAGTCGGTATTTTCGATGTCTACCGAAACCATCTTCTGCCGGTATAACCAGACCATCAGCACCGTAAAGCCGTTATTGACGAAATGCGCCAGGATCGGAACCCACAGATTCCGCGACCAGACGTACAGGTAACCGAAGAGCGCGCCCAGCAGCACGCGCGGAATAAATCCGTAAAACTGCATGTGAATCGCGCTGAAAATAAAGGCGGCAATCCAGATGCCGGCATGAACATTCGCCGTCCATTCGATGAGCTTCCGCTGGACAATTCCCCGGAACAGCAGCTCCTCCCCCACGGCGGGCAGTACGGCGATGACAAAGACCGCAATCACCAGTTGCAGCGGCGTGCTGAACGTAGTCAGAAAGGCGGTCAGCTTGCCCAGTTGCTCTTCTTTCTGCTTCATCCAGGTTTCCAGCGACTCCAGCACCGGCGGCAGTTCCAGACCCTGGTTCCAGTCGATCACCAACCCGTTGAGCGGCATAAAGGCAATCGTCAGCAGCGCCACCAGCCCGACCGACTGCACGGCGGAGAGCGGGCGGGCGTTGAAATCCGCCCACCGCCGGCCTTCGAACAGACGCCAGAACAGCAGGCAGGGCACCAGAAACGTAAAGGCATGGCTGACGGCCTGCACCATCATCAGCGCATACCAGCTGCCTTCAAACAATTCCGGGTTGGTGAGCATCTCCCCGGCGTTCAGCACGGCATCTTCGCCCTGCGCGGTTGTCCAGCCCAGCAGCACGACCATCGCCAGCAGACCGCCAACCGACATGCCGATCAGCACAAATCCCAGCAAAATCAGCAAACTACGAAAGGGATGCAGCCGTGAACCCCGTGAATGAGTGGTACGTAATTCCTCCATAAGTTCGTAAATTTACGGGCATAAATGGAATTAGAACCCTTCTTGCCCGGGTTTCGTTTAACAAAAGTCGTCCGGGTCCCAACGGACGCCTGACCGACTGAAGATTTTTATTATGGTAAAAATAGGCCCCATTGAATTACCCGATTTCCCGCTGCTGCTGGCTCCGATGGAGGACGTAAGCGATCCGCCGTTCCGGGCGGTGTGTAAAGCCAACGGCGCGGACCTGATGTACACCGAGTTTATCTCGTCGGAAGGACTCATCCGGGATGCGGCCAAGAGCGTGCAGAAACTCGATATTTTTGAATACGAACGGCCCATCGGCATTCAGCTGTTCGGCTCCGATATCGAAACCATGCGCTCCTGCGGGGAGATTGCCTCGCGCGCCAATCCGGACCTGATTGACATCAATTACGGCTGCCCGGTCAAGAACGTTGCCTGCCGGGGTGCCGGGGCCGCGCTTTTGCAGGACATTCCGAAAATGGTGGCCATGACGAAAGCCGTCGTGGAGTCAACCCACCTGCCCGTGACCGTCAAAACCCGCCTGGGCTGGGACGATACCACGAAAAACATTCTGGACGTGGCCGAACGGCTGCAGGATGTGGGCATCCAGGCGCTGACCGTACACGGCCGGACCCGGGTGCAGATGTACAAAGGCTCCGCCGACTGGACGCTCATCGGGCGCATCAAGGAAAATCCGCGCATCACGATTCCCATCTTCGGCAACGGCGACATCGACAGTCCGGAGAAAGCGCTGGAATACAAAAACCGTTACGGCGTAGATGGCATCATGATCGGTCGGGCCAGCATCGGCCATCCGTGGGTCTTCAACGAGATCAAACATTTTCTGAAAACCGGCGAACACCTGCCCGGCCCGACGCTCGCCGACCGCGTCGCCGTCTGCCGCCAGCACCTTGATTTCTCCATTCGCTGGAAGGGCGAAAAACTGGGTATTTTTGAAATGCGGCGGCATTACACCAACTATTTCAAGGGGCTGGAAAACTTCAAACCCTACCGCCAGCGGCTGGTAACGGCGGACACCTACGCCGAACTGCTGGAAATCATGGCGGAAATTGTTGATATCTACGCCGTTGAGGCGTTAGCGGGGAATCTGGCGCACGTCCGGTAGAAATTCGCGCAAATCCGCCTTCGGGAAGAACGAATTAATCGTTTGGAGGGTATACGTAATAAAGTCCGTCATGCCGCCCAGGTCGATTCCGGTGGCATGACGCCCTCTCTTATGAATACAACGACTACTGATTCGCCCGCTTTTCCCCAGCAAAAAAACGCGACGCCGCCCCTGGCCTGGGTCCTGCTGTTTGTGCTTGCCCTGGTCTGGGGCAGTTCGTTTATTCTCATCAAACGGAGTCTGGAAGGCTTCCCGCCCGTTCAGGTCGCGACGGGGCGGATTGCCTTCGCCTTTCTGTTTTTCCTGCCCTATCTGATCGTCAAGTTCCGGGAGTTTCCGCGCCGGGTGGCGGGTTCACTGCTCCTTTCCGGCCTGACGGGGTATCTGATTCCGGCCTTTTTGTTCGCCACGGGCGGCGCGCACCTGAGCAGTTCGCTGGCCGGGGCGCTCAACTCCCTCAGCCCCTTGTTTACGTTGCTGATCGGGGCCTGGTTTTTCGGCAACGCCATTCGGTCGCGGCAGTTGTTCGGCGTGCTGCTGGGCGTCACCGGTTCGGTTTTTCTGGTGTTCATGAGCGCCACCGGCTCGTTTTCGCTCAACGAATACGCCCTGCTGCTCGTCGGCGCGACGGTGCTTTACGGACTGAATATCAACGTCGTCTCCCGCCGGTTGAGCGGTCTGCCCGCGCTGACCTCGACGGCCTGGATGTTCGGTCTGGTGGGTCCACTGGCCCTGGGCGGACTGCTGCTGACGGATTTTCCGCAGCGGGCGACCCAATCGGCCTCCACCACTTCGCTGGTGGCGCTTATTTTGCTGGGCGTGCTGGGTTCGGGGCTGATGACGATTCTGTTCAACCGGGTCATTCAGCTGGCCTCGGGCGTTTTTGCTTCCTCCGTCACCTACCTAATGCCGATGGTCGCCCTGGCGTGGGGGCTGCTCGACCACGAGGCGTTGTACTGGCCGCAGCTGGCAGGTATGGGCATTTGCCTGATTGGTGTATATTTGATCAATCGAAAATAAACCCGACACCCGATGTACCGCGCAACGGTCAATGAATCTGACACCTTCGACATTGAGTTTACCGCCGGCCAGCCGGTTCTGAACGGCGAACCCCTCCACTGGGACCTGGCCCGGATCAACAACCGGCAGTTTCACCTGCTTCACGAGAATAAATCCTATTCCGCCGAACTGCTTTCGCTGGATGCGGCCGAGAAAGCGGTGACCCTGAAGATCAACGGCCACCTGCACACGGTCCGGCTCAAAGACCGCTTCGATCTGCTGCTTCAGCAGATGGGCATGGAATCGGCGGGCAAAGCCAAAGTCAACGACATCAAGGCGCCCATGCCGGGCCTGATCCTGAGCGTGGCCGTTCGAGTCGGGGATGCCGTGCAGAAAGGCGATACCGTGCTGATTCTGGAAGCGATGAAGATGGAGAACGTGATCAAGGCTCCCGGCGACGGCACCGTGAAAGCCGTGCGGGCGGGCAAAGGCGAAAGCGTTGAGAAAAATCAGGTATTGATTGAATTTAATTAAGAAATATCCGTGAACCAGGGCCGTTAAGCGCCCCAGAGCCCGACAAGCGGAGCTTAACGCATAACTCTTCACTCATAATTCTTAACTCTTGTTATCTTTGCGGCCAAATCTCAGCTCATGGCTCAACTCAAATACAAGCGCATTCTACTTAAATTGAGCGGCGAAGCCCTCAGCGGCAAAAACGGTTACGGCATCGACCCGGCCATCCTCGAACAATACGGACGTGACATCAAAGAAGTGGTTGACCTGGGCGTTGAAGTGGCCATCGTCATCGGCGGCGGAAACATCTTCCGGGGTATAACCGGCGAACGCTCGGGCATGGACCGCGTGCAGGGCGATTACATGGGCATGCTCGCCACGGTCATCAAC from Tellurirhabdus rosea harbors:
- a CDS encoding phosphatidate cytidylyltransferase, with product MKSQLDSMSNLQQRVVAAVVGVAIILGAIWYGEWTFALLFCAISALTQLEFYRLLGLDGNQPLTYYGTLVGCFIVLLTFLIEKEVVAYDNYFLICPAASMIFLIKLYKKDDHKPFSNIGFTFLGIIYVAVPFALLNVLALWRGVYRPGLVLGCLMLLWASDVGAYFAGTKFGRRKLFERVSPKKSWEGSVGGAIAAALIAYGLISSNAEPDLESWEWYCIGAIIVVTGTYGDLVESLFKRSIAIKDSGSSIPGHGGFLDRFDGLLLAAPFIITFLKIFS
- a CDS encoding DUF2007 domain-containing protein — encoded protein: MYKNWEKVMVTPVFHRAEMAKIVLAGHEIDAVVINKRDSNVHFGNCEVYVPTEHALIAKVILDNEISVR
- a CDS encoding CPBP family intramembrane glutamic endopeptidase; protein product: MLILLGFVLIGMSVGGLLAMVVLLGWTTAQGEDAVLNAGEMLTNPELFEGSWYALMMVQAVSHAFTFLVPCLLFWRLFEGRRWADFNARPLSAVQSVGLVALLTIAFMPLNGLVIDWNQGLELPPVLESLETWMKQKEEQLGKLTAFLTTFSTPLQLVIAVFVIAVLPAVGEELLFRGIVQRKLIEWTANVHAGIWIAAFIFSAIHMQFYGFIPRVLLGALFGYLYVWSRNLWVPILAHFVNNGFTVLMVWLYRQKMVSVDIENTDSVPLTGAFFSLLLTIGFLYYFRKSNQSARSHPYV
- the dusB gene encoding tRNA dihydrouridine synthase DusB, whose translation is MVKIGPIELPDFPLLLAPMEDVSDPPFRAVCKANGADLMYTEFISSEGLIRDAAKSVQKLDIFEYERPIGIQLFGSDIETMRSCGEIASRANPDLIDINYGCPVKNVACRGAGAALLQDIPKMVAMTKAVVESTHLPVTVKTRLGWDDTTKNILDVAERLQDVGIQALTVHGRTRVQMYKGSADWTLIGRIKENPRITIPIFGNGDIDSPEKALEYKNRYGVDGIMIGRASIGHPWVFNEIKHFLKTGEHLPGPTLADRVAVCRQHLDFSIRWKGEKLGIFEMRRHYTNYFKGLENFKPYRQRLVTADTYAELLEIMAEIVDIYAVEALAGNLAHVR
- a CDS encoding DMT family transporter; its protein translation is MNTTTTDSPAFPQQKNATPPLAWVLLFVLALVWGSSFILIKRSLEGFPPVQVATGRIAFAFLFFLPYLIVKFREFPRRVAGSLLLSGLTGYLIPAFLFATGGAHLSSSLAGALNSLSPLFTLLIGAWFFGNAIRSRQLFGVLLGVTGSVFLVFMSATGSFSLNEYALLLVGATVLYGLNINVVSRRLSGLPALTSTAWMFGLVGPLALGGLLLTDFPQRATQSASTTSLVALILLGVLGSGLMTILFNRVIQLASGVFASSVTYLMPMVALAWGLLDHEALYWPQLAGMGICLIGVYLINRK
- a CDS encoding biotin/lipoyl-containing protein, which produces MYRATVNESDTFDIEFTAGQPVLNGEPLHWDLARINNRQFHLLHENKSYSAELLSLDAAEKAVTLKINGHLHTVRLKDRFDLLLQQMGMESAGKAKVNDIKAPMPGLILSVAVRVGDAVQKGDTVLILEAMKMENVIKAPGDGTVKAVRAGKGESVEKNQVLIEFN